From the genome of Longispora fulva:
CAGGCGTACAAAATGATCATCACGGACCGGGGTGCCGACCCGGACCTGCGCACCCACGAGGGCTACGAGTGGTTGTACGTGCTCGACGGCCGGCTGCGCCTCGTCATCGGCGAGCACGACCTGGTCCTCGGCCCCGGGGAGGCCGCGGAGTTCGACACCCGGGTGCCGCACTGGTTCAGCAGCGCCGACGGGCGGCCGGTGGAGATCCTCAGTCTGTTCGGCCGGCAGGGTGAGCGGATGCACGTCCGGGCGAAGCCCCGGACATAACGCCGTGCCCACATAACAGGAATTATGGTGTACCCCACGAAGGGGGTTTCCTGCCCTCATTATCGGATTAGCGGTAACGATAATCCGATAATGACCCGGGAGTGGTCCACACTCGAGTACCCCCGGGTTTCGTCACGGTACGTCAGTGCTGGCGGCCGAGTCCCCCGTCGCGGGCCCGCACGATCGCCTCCGCCCGGGTGGCGACCTGCAACTTGGCGAAGATCGTCGAGATGTGGTTCCCGACGGTCTTGCCCGCCAGACCCAGCCGGCGCGCGATCGTCGCGTTGGGCAGCCCGGCGGCGATCAGGTCGAGGACCTCGCGTTCCCGGGGCGTGAGTTCCGGGAACGGCGGCTGCGCCGTCGGCGACGGGTTGCCGAAGAAGTTCAGCACCCGGCGGGCCACGCCCGGGCCGAACACCGCCCCGCCCCCGGCGACCGTGGTGATGGCCCGGGAGATGTCCTCCTGCGACGCGCCCTTGACGAGGTACCCGCGCGCCCCGGCCCGCATCGCGGCGAACACGGTCTCGTCGTCGTCGAACATCGTCAGCACCAGGACCGCGACGTCGGGTGCGAGCCGGCTGATCTCCGCGGTGGCCGCGACGCCGTCGAGGTCGGGCATGCGCAGGTCCATCACGAGGACGTGCGGCTGGTGGGTGACGGCGGCGCGGACGGCCTCGCGACCGGTCGCGGCCTCGGCGAGGAGTTCGATGTCGGGCAGGGAGGAGAACAGCACCCGCAGGCCGTCGCGGACCACGGGATGGTCGTCGGCGATCACGACTCGGATCATCAGGGCACCGCCAGGGGCAGGACGGCCGTCACCCGGCCGCCGGTGGGCGTCGGGCCGGCCGTGCAGGTGCCGCCGAGTTCGGCGGCGCGTTCGCGGATCGAGGTCAGCCCGACGCCCGGGGTCCAGGCGCCGTCGGCCGGCCCGTCGTCGACGATGGTCATCCGCACCGCCGAGTCGACGACCAGTTCGACCCGCGCGGTGCCGGCGCGGGCGTGCCGGGCCACATTGGTCAGCGCCTCGGTGCCGATCCGGTACGCGGCCACCTCCACCGCCGCCGGCAGTACCGGAAGGACGGCCGGGGCCTCGACGGTCACCGTCAGCGGCAGGGCCTGGCCGTGCCGGCGGAGCGCCCCGGCCAGGCCGAGCTCGTCGAGGGCCGGTGGTCGCAGGCCGTAGACGAGGCGGCGCAGGTCGTCGATCGCGTCGCGGATGTCGCGGCGCAGCTCGGTCAGCAGGGCCGCGGCCCGCTCCGGTGCGCCGGCCACGAGGTTGTGCGCGGCGTCGGCCTTGAACCCGGCCCCGGTCAGCGCCGGGCCGAGTCCGTCGTGCACCTCGCGGTGCAGCCGGCGGCGTTCCTCCTCCCGGGCGGCGACGATCCGTTCGCGGGACGCCTGGACCTCCTCGGCGAGGGTGGAGGCGTGCAGGGCCGCGGCCAGCGGGGCGGCGAGCAGGTCGAGAACGGCCAGGTCCGCCGGGGCCAGCCGCCGGTCGCCGGGGCGCACGCCGACGAGCAGTTCGCCCGCGCGGGTGCCCCGGAACACCAGCGGCACGGTGTGCAGGGTGGTCGGTGGCTGGCCGGACGCGGCGAGTTCGTGCCCGTCACGGCGCAGTGCGGCGAACGGTAGCCGTAGCGCGTCGCGGGTGCCTTCGAGCACCCCGGTGAGGTCGTCGGCCGCGAGCCGCGCGCCGACCCGTGACACGGCCCGGACCGGGTCGGACCGTGAGCCGTACAGCAGCCGGTCCACGCCGCGTTGCAGCCGGACCCGGGCCGGGTTGAACGCGAGCGCGATGACGAGGGTGGCCACGACCGGCGCCCCGCTGCCGCGCAGCAGCGCGTCGAAGGCCGCCAACAGTCCGGTGTAGGCGGCGATCACGGAGGCGGTGAGCAGCAGGTAGCCGACGGTGCGGGACAGGACGAGGCGGATGTCGAGCAGCTGGTGGCGCAGGATCGCGATGGTGATCGCCACCGGGACGAGCGGGACGGCCAACAGCAGCAGGATCGGGCCGCCGCCCACGAGCCAGCGCGGCAGGTTCAGCCCGACGGCGACGGTGACGGCGAGGACCAGC
Proteins encoded in this window:
- a CDS encoding sensor histidine kinase, with the protein product MSAPRWQRTLAWALCAVAAVEVLTVSVVALGQRVAAGDLIDSYVVTNTAIGVGFAVCGGILATQRPRNPVGWLLLATGLAPLTTAAAGQVGLYGATHHWPDPVLRTLLSVFYLAWPWGICMFWPLALHLFPTGRPVSPRWRWTLGLTVLFGALFALAMSTESEPVRGIHSYLALALPGPLAFVGNLAPLFSLLAALAGLVVRYRRGDEQLRRQLLWLVLAVTVAVGLNLPRWLVGGGPILLLLAVPLVPVAITIAILRHQLLDIRLVLSRTVGYLLLTASVIAAYTGLLAAFDALLRGSGAPVVATLVIALAFNPARVRLQRGVDRLLYGSRSDPVRAVSRVGARLAADDLTGVLEGTRDALRLPFAALRRDGHELAASGQPPTTLHTVPLVFRGTRAGELLVGVRPGDRRLAPADLAVLDLLAAPLAAALHASTLAEEVQASRERIVAAREEERRRLHREVHDGLGPALTGAGFKADAAHNLVAGAPERAAALLTELRRDIRDAIDDLRRLVYGLRPPALDELGLAGALRRHGQALPLTVTVEAPAVLPVLPAAVEVAAYRIGTEALTNVARHARAGTARVELVVDSAVRMTIVDDGPADGAWTPGVGLTSIRERAAELGGTCTAGPTPTGGRVTAVLPLAVP
- a CDS encoding response regulator transcription factor; protein product: MIRVVIADDHPVVRDGLRVLFSSLPDIELLAEAATGREAVRAAVTHQPHVLVMDLRMPDLDGVAATAEISRLAPDVAVLVLTMFDDDETVFAAMRAGARGYLVKGASQEDISRAITTVAGGGAVFGPGVARRVLNFFGNPSPTAQPPFPELTPREREVLDLIAAGLPNATIARRLGLAGKTVGNHISTIFAKLQVATRAEAIVRARDGGLGRQH